A window of Theropithecus gelada isolate Dixy chromosome 14, Tgel_1.0, whole genome shotgun sequence contains these coding sequences:
- the LOC112606829 gene encoding calcitonin gene-related peptide 2, with product MGFQKFSPFLALSILVLYQAGGLQAAPFRSALESSPDPATLSEEEARLLLAALVQDYVQMKASELEQEQETGGYSSAAQKRACNTATCVTHRLAGLLSRSGGMVKSNFVPTNVGSKAFGRRRRDLQA from the exons ATGGGTTTCCAGAAGTTCTCCCCCTTCCTGGCTCTCAGTATCTTGGTCCTGTACCAGGCGGGCGGCCTCCAGGCGGCGCCATTCAG GTCAGCCCTGGAGAGCAGCCCAGACCCGGCCACACTCAGTGAAGAGGAAGCGCGCCTCCTGCTGGCTGCACTGGTGCAGGACTATGTGCAGATGAAGGCCAGTGagctggagcaggagcaggagacaGGGGGCTACAG CTCTGCTGCCCAGAAGAGAGCCTGCAACACTGCCACCTGTGTGACTCATCGGCTGGCAGGCTTGCTGAGCAGATCAGGGGGCATGGTGAAGAGCAACTTCGTGCCCACCAATGTAGGTTCCAAAGCCTTTGGCAGGCGCCGCAGAGACCTTCAAGCCTGA